The Leucobacter rhizosphaerae genome includes a region encoding these proteins:
- a CDS encoding 50S ribosomal protein L25/general stress protein Ctc, translating into MSETHKLVAASRETFGKGVARKLRAAGRTPAVVYGHGTDPVHVSLETHPLGLIIRQANAVIELDIEGRKELVLVKDVQKDPVRQIIEHVDLIVIKKGEVVEVEVAVHVTGEPFSGTNALQELNTLRLSVPATSIPEFVEVNVEGFEDGTQVLAGAVALPKGATLLDDPEQLVVHVVTPRGAAEDDAAETEDAAE; encoded by the coding sequence ATGAGCGAAACCCACAAGCTGGTCGCCGCCAGCCGCGAGACCTTCGGCAAGGGCGTGGCACGCAAGCTCCGCGCTGCCGGCCGCACCCCGGCCGTCGTCTACGGGCACGGCACCGATCCCGTGCACGTCTCGCTCGAGACGCACCCGCTCGGCCTGATCATCCGCCAGGCGAACGCCGTCATCGAGCTCGACATCGAGGGCCGCAAGGAGCTCGTGCTCGTCAAGGACGTGCAGAAGGATCCCGTGCGCCAGATCATCGAGCACGTCGACCTCATCGTCATCAAGAAGGGCGAGGTCGTCGAGGTCGAGGTCGCCGTGCACGTCACCGGCGAGCCGTTCTCCGGAACCAACGCGCTGCAGGAGCTCAACACGCTCCGTCTGAGCGTCCCCGCGACCTCCATCCCGGAGTTCGTCGAGGTCAACGTCGAGGGCTTCGAGGACGGCACCCAGGTGCTCGCCGGCGCGGTTGCGCTGCCCAAGGGCGCGACGCTGCTCGACGATCCCGAGCAGCTCGTGGTGCACGTCGTCACCCCGCGCGGCGCAGCCGAGGATGACGCCGCCGAGACCGAGGACGCGGCCGAGTAG
- the pth gene encoding aminoacyl-tRNA hydrolase: MSSDSWLIVGLGNPGAKYEATRHNVGQMALDVLAERMSARFSPHRTHARIAEGRSTPGGPKLILAKSNGYMNTSGGPVSALARYFDVPVERIIVLHDDLDLPFDTVKLKQGGGHGGHNGLRDIAKAMASPEFQRVRIGVGRPPGQQDPADYVLRPFASSERESLAVLIEDAADAAEMLTTDGLLAAQQRFHGRAAQ, translated from the coding sequence GTGTCGAGTGACAGCTGGCTCATCGTCGGCCTGGGCAACCCGGGCGCGAAGTACGAGGCGACGCGGCACAACGTCGGCCAGATGGCGCTCGACGTGCTGGCCGAGCGCATGAGCGCGCGCTTCTCGCCCCACCGCACCCACGCGCGGATCGCGGAGGGGCGGAGCACTCCGGGCGGTCCGAAGCTCATCCTCGCGAAGTCGAACGGCTACATGAACACCTCCGGCGGCCCGGTCTCGGCGCTGGCACGGTACTTCGACGTGCCGGTCGAGCGCATCATCGTGCTCCACGACGACCTGGACCTGCCCTTCGACACCGTCAAGCTGAAGCAGGGCGGCGGCCACGGCGGGCACAATGGCCTCCGCGACATCGCGAAGGCCATGGCATCACCCGAGTTCCAGCGCGTGCGCATCGGCGTGGGGCGTCCGCCCGGGCAGCAGGACCCGGCCGACTACGTGCTGCGCCCCTTCGCTAGCTCCGAGCGGGAGTCGCTCGCCGTGCTGATCGAGGACGCGGCCGACGCCGCCGAGATGCTCACGACCGACGGGCTGCTCGCCGCGCAGCAGCGCTTCCACGGACGGGCCGCCCAGTGA
- the mfd gene encoding transcription-repair coupling factor, which produces MTLRGIDRLLEASPSFARALDASGGDAEFSVTEGLRAPLIAGLVARRRAAGDRGPLLVIAATSREADALRSALASLLPDAVTAEFPAWETLPHERLSPSVETVGRRAAALRVLRDHTGEVPLVLVASVRAALQPVSPHAVDAHSILLRAGEASVPLEEVSRTLVELAYTRVDMVTRRGEFAVRGGILDVFPPTAEHAVRVDFFGDEVDQIRRFAVSDQRSAGDPLAELELWPARELLLTDPVRLRAAELLPRYPALATLLEKMSQGIPVEGMESLLPQVLDGLRPLTALLPEGGAVLVASPERVASRAVSLAETNREFLEAAWHAATAGADAPVPVDDSGLLSVGDLRAASHGRPWWSVSNFVRDEALPEADDAEDAPSTDDDPAVIAVHGGPVTRAAGAEATGAAIRLLSDRLADGWRTIVTAQGVGLVERARDVLAEAGAAARIVDEIPEELERGVVYLTTGTAWSGFESAEAKVLLATEAEFFGRAVSSQAASGQKLAKRRTKNVVDPLKLVPGDYVVHETHGIGQFVELTQRMVPTGIGRDATKALREYLVLEYASTKRGMPKDKLYVPTDQLDQLSRYVGGEAPALSKMGGNDWANAKKKARKAVRDIAVELVKLYSARVASQGFAFSPDTPWQHELEEAFPYAETLDQLTTIDEVKRDMERSIPMDRLVAGDVGFGKTEVAVRAAFKAVQDGKQVAMLVPTTLLVNQHIETFQDRFAGFPVQLRALSRFQTDKEAKETIDGLAAGTVDVVIGTHRLLASNVLYKDLGLLIIDEEQRFGVEHKDSLKKLKTNVDILAMSATPIPRTLEMAVTGIREMSTLATAPEDRHPILTFVGPRSDKQIGAAIRREMLREGQVFFVHNRVSSISRVAAQISELVPDARVAVAHGKLSEHQLEQVVQDFWERKYDVLVSTTIIETGLDIANANTIIIDAADKYGLSQLHQLRGRVGRSRERAYAYFLYDPDKPLTEHAHERLDTLATNNELGSGMQVALKDLELRGAGNLLGGEQSGHIAGVGFDLYLRMIGEAVSTFKGEDVQSNTELVLELPVDAHIPEEYVESERLRLEAYQKFSAASHPQAPEDHVTLVLDELTDRYGEPPAEVQRLAAISALRRRASRLGLSKVVAAGPSLRLEPVKLLDSRRMRMSRMYPGARYTESTQNLQIPLPGGTASSKSPLAGVGQRHLGDEGDVVAWTGRVLSTLLEEDPPAEG; this is translated from the coding sequence GTGACGCTGCGCGGGATCGACCGCCTGCTCGAGGCCTCCCCGTCGTTCGCCCGTGCGCTCGACGCGAGCGGCGGCGACGCCGAGTTCTCCGTGACCGAGGGCCTCCGCGCCCCGCTCATCGCGGGGCTCGTGGCTCGGCGGCGCGCCGCCGGGGATCGCGGCCCGTTGCTCGTCATTGCGGCCACGAGCCGCGAGGCCGATGCGCTCCGCAGCGCCCTCGCGTCGTTGCTCCCCGACGCGGTGACCGCCGAGTTCCCGGCCTGGGAGACGCTGCCGCACGAGCGGCTCAGTCCCAGTGTGGAGACGGTCGGCCGTCGCGCCGCCGCACTGCGGGTGCTCCGAGACCACACGGGCGAGGTGCCCCTCGTGCTCGTGGCCTCGGTCCGGGCGGCTCTCCAGCCCGTGTCGCCGCACGCGGTCGACGCCCACTCGATCCTGCTCCGCGCGGGCGAGGCGTCCGTGCCCCTCGAGGAAGTGTCGCGCACCCTCGTCGAGCTCGCCTACACCCGCGTCGACATGGTCACGCGGCGCGGCGAGTTCGCGGTGCGCGGGGGCATCCTCGATGTCTTCCCGCCGACGGCCGAGCACGCGGTGCGCGTCGACTTCTTCGGAGACGAGGTGGATCAGATCCGCCGATTCGCGGTCTCCGATCAGCGCAGCGCCGGGGATCCGCTCGCGGAGCTCGAGCTCTGGCCCGCTCGGGAGCTGCTGCTGACCGATCCGGTGCGGCTGCGCGCCGCGGAATTGCTGCCGCGCTATCCGGCACTTGCCACCCTGCTCGAGAAGATGAGCCAGGGCATTCCGGTCGAGGGCATGGAGAGCCTGCTGCCGCAGGTGCTCGACGGGCTCCGGCCGCTCACCGCACTCCTGCCCGAGGGCGGGGCCGTGCTCGTGGCGTCACCCGAGCGGGTCGCGAGCCGCGCGGTCAGCCTCGCCGAGACGAACCGCGAGTTCCTCGAGGCGGCCTGGCACGCGGCCACCGCGGGGGCCGACGCCCCCGTGCCGGTCGACGACAGCGGGTTGCTCTCCGTCGGCGATCTGCGGGCCGCGTCTCACGGCCGCCCGTGGTGGTCCGTGTCGAACTTCGTGCGCGACGAGGCGCTGCCCGAGGCGGATGACGCCGAGGACGCCCCGAGCACCGACGACGATCCGGCGGTGATCGCGGTGCATGGTGGACCGGTGACCCGTGCCGCGGGCGCCGAGGCGACCGGCGCCGCCATCCGCCTGCTCAGCGATCGGCTCGCCGACGGCTGGCGCACCATCGTCACGGCGCAGGGCGTCGGACTCGTGGAGCGCGCCCGCGACGTGCTTGCCGAGGCCGGCGCCGCGGCGCGCATCGTCGACGAGATTCCCGAGGAGTTGGAGCGCGGGGTCGTCTACCTCACGACCGGCACGGCGTGGTCGGGCTTCGAGAGCGCCGAGGCGAAGGTCCTGCTCGCGACGGAGGCCGAATTCTTCGGCCGGGCCGTCTCGAGCCAGGCCGCGAGCGGCCAGAAGCTCGCGAAGCGGCGCACGAAGAACGTCGTCGACCCCCTCAAGCTGGTTCCGGGCGACTACGTCGTGCACGAGACTCACGGCATCGGCCAGTTCGTGGAACTGACCCAGCGCATGGTGCCGACCGGCATCGGCCGCGACGCGACGAAGGCGCTCCGAGAGTACCTCGTGCTCGAGTACGCCTCCACGAAGCGCGGCATGCCCAAGGACAAGCTCTACGTGCCGACGGACCAGCTGGATCAGCTCTCGCGCTACGTCGGCGGTGAGGCTCCCGCCCTGTCGAAGATGGGCGGCAACGACTGGGCCAACGCGAAGAAGAAGGCCCGCAAGGCGGTGCGCGACATCGCGGTCGAGCTGGTGAAGCTCTACTCGGCGCGCGTCGCCTCCCAGGGGTTCGCGTTCTCGCCCGATACGCCGTGGCAGCACGAGCTGGAGGAGGCGTTCCCGTACGCCGAGACCCTCGATCAGCTCACCACGATCGACGAGGTGAAGCGCGACATGGAGCGCTCGATCCCGATGGATCGCCTCGTCGCCGGCGACGTCGGTTTCGGCAAGACCGAGGTCGCGGTCCGCGCCGCGTTCAAGGCGGTGCAGGACGGCAAGCAGGTCGCGATGCTCGTGCCGACCACGCTGCTCGTGAACCAGCACATCGAGACGTTCCAGGATCGCTTCGCGGGATTCCCGGTGCAGTTGCGCGCCCTCAGCCGGTTCCAGACCGACAAGGAGGCGAAGGAGACCATCGACGGCCTCGCCGCGGGGACCGTCGACGTGGTCATCGGCACGCACCGGCTGCTCGCGAGCAACGTGCTCTACAAAGACCTCGGACTCCTTATCATCGACGAGGAGCAGCGCTTCGGCGTGGAGCACAAGGACTCGCTGAAGAAGCTCAAGACGAACGTCGACATCCTCGCCATGAGCGCGACGCCGATCCCGCGCACCCTGGAGATGGCCGTCACCGGCATCCGCGAGATGTCGACCCTCGCGACGGCCCCTGAGGATCGGCACCCGATCCTCACGTTCGTCGGGCCGCGCAGCGACAAACAGATCGGCGCCGCGATCCGCCGTGAGATGCTCCGCGAGGGCCAGGTGTTCTTCGTGCACAACCGCGTGTCCTCGATCTCCCGCGTCGCCGCGCAGATCTCGGAACTGGTGCCCGACGCCCGGGTCGCCGTGGCGCACGGCAAGCTGAGCGAGCACCAGCTCGAGCAGGTCGTACAGGACTTCTGGGAGCGGAAATACGACGTGCTCGTCTCGACGACGATCATCGAGACCGGTCTCGACATCGCCAACGCGAACACGATCATCATCGATGCGGCCGACAAGTACGGTCTGAGCCAGCTGCACCAGCTGCGCGGGCGAGTCGGTCGCAGCCGAGAGCGGGCGTACGCCTACTTCCTCTACGACCCGGACAAGCCGCTCACCGAGCACGCGCACGAGCGCCTCGATACGCTTGCCACGAACAACGAGCTGGGCTCCGGCATGCAGGTCGCCCTCAAGGACCTGGAGCTCCGTGGTGCCGGCAACCTGCTCGGCGGCGAGCAGTCGGGGCACATCGCGGGGGTCGGGTTCGACCTCTACCTCCGGATGATCGGCGAGGCCGTCAGCACGTTCAAGGGCGAGGACGTGCAGTCGAACACCGAGCTCGTGCTCGAGCTGCCGGTCGATGCGCATATCCCCGAGGAATACGTGGAGAGCGAGCGGCTGCGGCTCGAGGCCTACCAGAAGTTCTCGGCGGCCTCGCACCCGCAGGCGCCGGAGGATCACGTCACCCTCGTGCTCGACGAGCTCACCGACCGCTACGGCGAGCCGCCGGCCGAGGTGCAGCGGCTCGCGGCGATCTCCGCGCTGCGACGCCGCGCGTCGCGGCTGGGGCTTTCGAAGGTGGTGGCCGCCGGACCGTCGCTCCGCCTCGAACCGGTGAAGCTGCTCGATTCCCGCCGCATGCGCATGAGCCGGATGTACCCCGGTGCGCGCTACACCGAGTCGACGCAGAACCTGCAGATTCCGTTGCCGGGCGGCACCGCGTCCTCGAAGAGCCCGCTCGCCGGGGTCGGGCAACGCCACCTGGGCGACGAAGGAGATGTGGTGGCCTGGACCGGGCGGGTGCTGTCGACGCTGCTCGAGGAGGATCCGCCCGCGGAGGGATAA
- a CDS encoding MazG nucleotide pyrophosphohydrolase domain-containing protein: MVSAREEAQDPSAGTAKSEAAHDAAGPADTTDAADTTEAMALTDAARALARVAATVRRMVSPGGCAWHEEQTHASLTPFLVEETAEFIDAIERELPADEVQGELGDVLYQVLFHATIAERDGEGYDLAAVADTLNDKLIARHPHVFGDRGYMTVEELHAEWERLKEDAAGEERGSRSPLEGIPAGMPSLARAAKVVERLKRARLIDPGASGSSPEDPLSTAIGADEQRLAEFGIGDAMLALVTRANAAGVDPDRALRRAVDRMAARVLHTE; encoded by the coding sequence ATGGTCAGCGCGCGCGAGGAAGCCCAGGATCCATCGGCCGGCACGGCGAAGTCGGAGGCTGCGCACGACGCCGCGGGCCCCGCAGACACCACCGATGCCGCAGACACCACCGAGGCCATGGCACTCACCGACGCCGCACGGGCGCTCGCTCGAGTGGCCGCGACGGTGCGTCGTATGGTGTCGCCCGGCGGCTGTGCGTGGCACGAGGAGCAGACCCACGCATCGCTCACCCCGTTCCTGGTGGAGGAGACCGCCGAGTTCATCGACGCGATCGAGCGCGAGCTGCCCGCCGACGAGGTGCAGGGCGAGCTCGGGGACGTGCTCTACCAGGTGCTCTTCCACGCAACCATCGCCGAGCGGGACGGCGAGGGATACGACCTCGCCGCCGTCGCCGACACGCTGAACGACAAGCTCATAGCCCGGCACCCGCACGTCTTCGGCGATCGCGGGTACATGACCGTCGAGGAGTTGCATGCGGAGTGGGAGCGGCTGAAGGAGGACGCGGCGGGGGAGGAGCGCGGATCCCGCAGCCCGCTCGAGGGGATCCCCGCGGGCATGCCGTCGCTCGCGCGTGCTGCGAAGGTCGTGGAGCGCCTGAAGCGCGCGCGCCTCATCGATCCCGGTGCCAGTGGCAGTTCGCCCGAGGATCCGCTGTCGACGGCGATCGGCGCCGACGAGCAGCGGCTCGCCGAGTTCGGGATCGGCGACGCGATGCTCGCGCTCGTCACCCGGGCCAACGCCGCGGGGGTCGATCCGGATCGCGCGCTGCGCCGTGCGGTCGACCGCATGGCCGCCCGTGTGCTGCATACCGAGTAG